A stretch of DNA from Acidimicrobiia bacterium:
GCCGACGTTCGGCATCGCGCGCGACACCGTCGTGGACGCGCTGCGCGCCGACGGCATCGACACGCGCTGCTACTTCTCGCCGCCGGTGCACCGTCAGCACGCGTACCGCGACGTCGCGCCCTACGACCTCCCGGTCACCGACGCGGTCGCGGGGCGCGTCGTGAGCCTGCCGATCTACGCGTCGCTCACCGATCGCGACATCGACACCGTGACGCGCGTGCTCGCGTCGCTGCACCACCACGCGGACAAGGTGCGAGCCGCCCTCGCTGCATGATCGCCGCGTCCGTCCTGCACGACTTCGCGAATCGCCAGGAGTTCCACGAGGGACTGCGCTGGGGCGTCGCGCTCGCGGCCGTATCGGTCGTCGCGGGCGTCATCTGCACGTCGGTGTTCCGTAAGCCGGCGCCGATCGCGGGCCTTGTGGTCACGATCGCGTTCGCGTCCGCGGTGACGCCCGCGCGAGCGGTCTCGATCGACGGGTTCGGTCGCACCGGGCTGCCGAGCAACGTCGGCCACGGGCTCGTCTACCTGGGCATCGCGGGGCTCGTCGTCGGCCTGCTCATGATGTGGCAGCGCGCGCTCGTGCTCGTCGGCCTCGTCGTCACCATCCCGGGCGCGGTGCTGCTGACGCAGAAGAGCGGTCTGCCGAACGAACACTGGGTCGCGCCGCTCGTCGTGCTGACGACCGTCGTCGGCGGGACGTTGGTCGCAGACTTCGACCGGCGCCACCGCAGGCGCGGTTGGGGTCCGGTGATGTTCGCGGTCACCGTCGTCGGCATGTACTTCACGGTTCCCGATACGGAAGTCGCGCTCGTGCTGCTCGGCGCGTCGCTGCCGCTCGTGCTGCTCGGCTGGCCGGTGCCGCTCACGTCGATCGGTGCCGTCGGCGCGTACCCCGCGGTCGGCGCGCTCGCGTGGACCGCGGCGTACGAAGGACTGGGCCGGCCGTCGGCGATCGTCGCGGGCGTCGCGTGCCTCGGGCTGTTCGTCGTCGAGCCCGTCACGCGCATCCTGCTCGGGTTCAAGCGGACGATCTTCGACATGCTGCCGCGTCGCTGGTGGCTCGCGATCCCCGTCGCGGTCGGCCACCTCGTGCTCGTGTTCGTCGCCGCGCGCGTCGCGGGTCTGCGTCAGGACGTCGGACAGGCGACACTGATCGTCGTGGCCGAGCTCGTCAGCGCCGTCGCCGTGCTGTGGGCGATCCAGGCCGAGGCGCTGCCGCAGCCGCGTCGGCGGAGCGTGCCGCGCTGATGGTCGATCCGACGTCGACGCTCGGGCGCGCGATTCGAGCCCGGCGCGAAGAGCTGCACCTCAGCACCGACGACGCCGCGGTACGCGCGCGCATCCCCGAGACGTCGTGGAGGCTGATCGAGCAGGGCCAGCAGGCGCCCAGCGACCTCATGCTCGGTGCGATCTGCCGCGCGCTCGAGTGGACGCCCGCGACGATCGACAACTTGCTGCGCAACGAGATCCACGTGAACCCCGACGGCGAGATGGTCGTCGATCTCGACGCGTCCGAACGCGCCGCCGCGCCGCCGCAACCCGAGCTCACGCTCGACGTGCGCGGGCTCACGAGCGCGCAGCTGCGCGAGGTACAGGGCTACATCGACTACCTGCGCGAGCGCTTCAGCTGAGCCCGTCGCGCGCGAGCGCGACGACGGCAGGGGAGCCGAGCGCGAGTGGCCGCACGACGCGACCGTCGGCGTCGATCAAGTAGGCGACCGGAGTTCCGAGTCCCGCGAACGCCTCCGCGCGATCGTCGTCCTGGAGTCGGAGGCGGGCCCCGAGCCCGCTGCCGTCGAGCAGGGCGCGGTTCGCGCGCGCGTCGCCGGTTGCGAGGAGCACGACGTCGACGCCGGCGGCTTCGAGTCGCGGCGCGAGCGCGGCGAGGTCGTCGACGATCGTCGCGCAGTACCGGCACGTCGGGCTCCACGCGACGACGAGCGCGGCGCGGCCCCGCAGCGCGCGGCTCGACCAGTGCGCGCCGGCGTGGGTTCGCGCGTCGAAGTCGGGGAGCGCGGCGCCGACCGCGAGACCTTCGGGCTCGTCGCCGATCTCGGTGACCGGTTCCGACACGCCGAAGAGGAAGCCGATCGCGCCGATGTCGCGCGCGAGACGGAGCACGTCGGCGCGCACCGCATCGACGTCGACCTCGAAGACGTCGGCGATGTCGGCCGCGATCTCGTCGATCGAGCCCGACCCGTCGAAGCACTGCCACACGATCGCCGCGCTCTCGTTGAGCGCGCAGGTCTCGAGGAAGACGGTGCCCGGCGCGACGCGACCGATGACGAGCTCGGCTCCGATCGGCACCTCGGCGACGTCGGGACGCACGTGCGGCACGAACGACGCGTCGAGCTCGTCGGGCCGGAGGTCGGCGGCCGGGTCGTCGACGGCCG
This window harbors:
- a CDS encoding helix-turn-helix transcriptional regulator, giving the protein MVDPTSTLGRAIRARREELHLSTDDAAVRARIPETSWRLIEQGQQAPSDLMLGAICRALEWTPATIDNLLRNEIHVNPDGEMVVDLDASERAAAPPQPELTLDVRGLTSAQLREVQGYIDYLRERFS
- a CDS encoding PqqD family peptide modification chaperone, with the translated sequence MSASPAVDDPAADLRPDELDASFVPHVRPDVAEVPIGAELVIGRVAPGTVFLETCALNESAAIVWQCFDGSGSIDEIAADIADVFEVDVDAVRADVLRLARDIGAIGFLFGVSEPVTEIGDEPEGLAVGAALPDFDARTHAGAHWSSRALRGRAALVVAWSPTCRYCATIVDDLAALAPRLEAAGVDVVLLATGDARANRALLDGSGLGARLRLQDDDRAEAFAGLGTPVAYLIDADGRVVRPLALGSPAVVALARDGLS